The DNA sequence AACACTTTCGTCGCATCGGGATTTCGTCGAAAGTCCGCGCGATGGGACTGCCGCCTGACTACGCGCCGGACGTAGCGTACTTCACATCGATTGCGGGACACGAGCTCGCGAGGCTTGAGCAGCCCGCCTCAAAGGACTCCGTTGAACGGGCGAAGTCGCACTCTTTCACCTGGGCAACGCCCGAGCCGCCCCACCGTTGTTCGCAGCTATTTGTCGAGCCTATTCTGCTTGAGGCTGCGCGAAGCCACGACACCTGCCACGTCTCCTTCGGTGCGCGGGTGGTCGGCTTTTTTGAAAGTGATGACATCGTCACCGCTAGTGTCGAATATGATGCAACCGAGGACAAGCCGGCTGAGACAAAATCGATAAAAGCTCGCTACCTGGTTGGTTGCGATGGGCCTCGAAGCATGGTTCGCAAAGCACTTAGCATTCGCTTCGAAGGGTTGTCGGGCGAGAAACGAGACTTTATGGGCGGCCAGATGGATGCCGTCTACTTCTACGCGCCAGAAATTTACAAAATCAGCCCGCATAAACCTGCGTGGCAGTATTGGACCTTCAGTCCTAAGCAGCGCGCGTTGATTATTGCTGTAGATGGCCAAGGCCATTTCATCATGAACGTGCAGATGCGTGAAGATGAGGTGCCGGACGACGATACGGTGCGACGGCGCATCTCCGAGGCGATCGGCGCGGATGTACCGTTCGAGCTCAAAAGTAGTTCAACGTGGACTGCTGGATTCACGCTTGTCGCCGAAAGATTCTCTCTCGGAAATGTCTTCCTCGCGGGTGACGCAGCTCATTTGTTTACACCAACGGGCGGGCTTGGTTACAACACGGGTATTGATGACGCTGCAAACCTCGCTTGGAAGCTTGAAGCGATGTTAAAGGGTTTTGCGGGCGAGGCGATGGCAGCTAGCTATGAGGCCGAACGTAAGCCCTCGGCGTTGAGAAACACAACGTTCGCGAGAGCCTTCGCCGACAGCATCGGCCGCGTTCAGGTGCCCGCCGAGACATTTGCATCCGGGCCCAGTGGTACTGCAGCGCGCGAAGCGGTCGGGGCCTATCTGGCATTTCACGCCACAGCCGAGTTTGTCATTCCTGGGGTCCATCTCGGCACGCGCTATGAATCATCACCGCTTGTCGCTGCTGAACCTGGTCCCGTTCCGGTTGATACGGCAAACCTCTATGTGCCAACGGCCAGACCCGGGCACCGTGCGCCTCACGCGTGGTTAGCGGACGGGCGGTCGCTGTACGATCGGTTCGGACCCAG is a window from the Burkholderia sp. PAMC 26561 genome containing:
- a CDS encoding FAD-dependent oxidoreductase, producing MLDCDVIIVGGGPVGLFLAAELGQRGIRVEVFDAKPGTSSHPAANANSARTMEHFRRIGISSKVRAMGLPPDYAPDVAYFTSIAGHELARLEQPASKDSVERAKSHSFTWATPEPPHRCSQLFVEPILLEAARSHDTCHVSFGARVVGFFESDDIVTASVEYDATEDKPAETKSIKARYLVGCDGPRSMVRKALSIRFEGLSGEKRDFMGGQMDAVYFYAPEIYKISPHKPAWQYWTFSPKQRALIIAVDGQGHFIMNVQMREDEVPDDDTVRRRISEAIGADVPFELKSSSTWTAGFTLVAERFSLGNVFLAGDAAHLFTPTGGLGYNTGIDDAANLAWKLEAMLKGFAGEAMAASYEAERKPSALRNTTFARAFADSIGRVQVPAETFASGPSGTAAREAVGAYLAFHATAEFVIPGVHLGTRYESSPLVAAEPGPVPVDTANLYVPTARPGHRAPHAWLADGRSLYDRFGPSFTLLCTAQHGINASRHQALERAASILPHLAVLNIDDPVVADLYKAAFVLIRPDQHVAWRGEELNEEFVTAALHTVGRVSEGTSAVVDAAA